In Actinoplanes octamycinicus, the genomic window CAAGGCCACCCCGTTCCCGGGCGACACCGTGGCCGAGGACAAAACAGCGGTGAAACGGCCGAAATTCGACGTGGTGGTGAACGCGAGCACCTGCCGGACAGCGACCTGCACCTGGTCGGTGACGGTGACCAACAAGGGAAACGCGTCCGGTGAGGCGTCGGTGATCGCCTCGGTGTCGCCGGGAATGCCGCAGACCGAGGTGAGATCGCTGGGCATCGTGCAGCCGGGTGCGAGCGCGACCACCGCGACGATGAGCTTCCCGAACCCGGCGCCGACCAACCAGGACGTCTCCGCCGACTATCGCGCCGAGGTCTTCAGCAAGGAACTGCACGGCTCGAACCTGAAAGTGATGCGCCGGCTGCAGGAGGACGGCATCGTCGTCGGCCGGTCCGAGCTGTTGAGCGGGCTGGATCCGAGCCAGATGCCGACGGCGCTGCTGGCCCTGGACGGGATGCGCAAGGCCGCCCGTTTCGACCCGGACAAGGCGGTCCAGGCGATGGAGAACGCGGTGACCTACCGCGCCCTGCCGGAGGTCGGTGAACTGGTCCGGTCCGGCCGCCTGGAGAACCCGGAGATCCTCTACACGAAACTGCCGAACCTGATCTTCGAGTACGACACCGGGGCGCCCGGCACGCCGGTGCACGAGAAACTCGGGTCGCGACGACAGTTGCAGATCGCCGCCGGGATGCTGCGGCAGGATCCGGCGGCGCGGGTGGCGCTCGACGGCGTCGAGGTGCTGGACGGCAAGAAGTACCGGGCCGACGTGCTGGTCCACGCGCCGGGGAAACCGCCGTCTGCCATTCAGGCGAAATCGGTGAGCAGCGATTCGGTGGCGGCCAATGTGCGCAGCGCGCTGGCCGAGTTGCAGAAAAGCGCTCCGCCGAACAGCGCCCGGGTGGTGTGGCTCCACCTGGAGGCGCCGGCGGGCTATCCGCATGCGGCCGGCCGGGACTACTTCGACGCCGTGTTCGATGACGTCGGATCCGACCTGTGCAAGAAGGCGGACGAGGTCGTGGTGGTCAACCAGGCCGGCCTGCAGCGCTGGACCAAGCAGCAGCTTCCCGGCTGCGGCTGAGTTATCCACAGGCACGGATTTTTCCGCTCGGCGGGTTCGCTGATCGCCTAGCGTCGATTCCGGCCGGCCAGCCTGACCCCTTTCGGACCCGCTTCCGCGGTCGCCGCCGTCGTTCGGTGTGCTCGTTCGCGGTCGCCCTCTGCTTTCGGACCCGCCTCAGCGGTCGCCGTCGCCCTCGGAGCCGCCTCGGCGGTCGCCGTCGCTTCCGACCCGCTTCCGCGGTCGCCGTCGCTTCCGACCCGCTTCCGCGGTAGCCGTCGCTTCCGACCCGCTTCCGCGGTCGCCGTCGCCTTCGACGCGCGCCGCGATCGCCGTACTGAAGGAGCCTCGCATGGCCTCGAACGTGGAACCCCTGCTGGAGCCGGGCATGGCGCTCGACCGGATCGCCGTCTGGCAGCGAGACATCGACAGACTCGTCACCCGGACGCGGACGATGAGCGCCCGGCTGGCCACCCTCCGGGTGACCATGAGCGACCCTCGCCGCCTGGTCGAGGTCACCGTGGATGCCCAGGGGGTGCTGCTGGACCTGCGGTTCGGCCCGCGCCTGGCGCTGCACGACCCGGACACGCTGTCGCGGACCGTGATGGCCACGATCAGCGAGGCCCGCCGCCGAGCCTCCGACCGTGCCGTCGCCATCATCGTCGACACGGTCGGCGCCGACTCGGCCGCCATCCGCGCCATGGTGTCCGGCGCCACCGCCCCGGCCCGGCCGTGATCCCGCCGGAGCAGCTCCTGGTGGACGCCACCCAGCTGCGTCGCCACGCCGGCAGGCTGCGCGGTTTCCAGGACCGTTTCGACACTGTCCGAGCCGCCAGCTCCGCCATCACGCGGGACGACGCGGCGTTCGGCATGCTGTGCAGCTGGCTCCCGGCCGTCCTCGCCGCCCGCCACCGCCGCCAGGAGGAGCTCACCGACTACATCGCCGAGAACCTCCAGTTCCTGATCGACGACCTGGAGTCCGCGGCCACCGACTACGAGTCGACCGACCACCGCTCCGCCGCCACCATCCGCACCGCAGGCGGCCGAACATGACGTCCCCGGTCGCCGCTCGGGAGTCACCCGGCTTCGCTACCACTTTCCCTGGAGCCCCGCCGAAGCCGCCGGACTCCGCCGCCACTTCCCTGGCGGCCGCCCCGGGAGCACCCGGGTCCACCAGCACTTCGCTGGCCGCCGCTCCGGAGGCATCCGGGGCCGCCGGTACTTCGCTGGAGGCCGCTCCGGAGGCACCCGAGGCGGCCGGCACTTCGCTGGTGGCCGCTCCGGAGGCACCGGATTCCGCGGTCGGGGCCACGGCGATCGGGGACATGGCGGACCTGGTGGCCACCATCCGCGGCGGCGACTGGGTGGACGGACTCCTGACCGGGGCTGCCACCGGAGCCGGCCTGGCGTCGGTCGCGATCGACCCGTTCGGCTCGTTGCTGGCCAACGGGCTCGGCTGGGCCATGGAGTATTTCGAGCCGCTTCGTCACATGCTCGACGAGCTGACCGGCGCGCCGGAGAAGGTCACCGCCCACGCGGCGACCTGGCAGAACATCGCCACGTCCCTGGACGACGCCGCCTCCGACCTGCGGCACGCGATGACCGGCGACCTGCCGGACTGGCAGGGCACCGCAGCCGCGGCCTATGCGTCGATGATGTCCCACAACGTGGCCGCGCTGGGCATCCTGAGCGGCACCGCCTCCGCGATGGCCGCCGCCACCGAGGCCGCCGGCAACCTGGTCAGGTTCACCAGGGACGTGGTCCGCGACCTGATCACCGACCTGGTCGCCCGAGTGATCGTCTGGTCCCTCGAAGCCATGGCAGTCATCACCATCCCGGCGATCGCCGCCCAGATCGTGGTAGCGGTCGCCAAGTGGGCCGCCCGAATCGCCGGCTACACGACAGCCCTGACCACCAGCCTCACCAACCTCTCCCACCTGGTCGGCAGTTGATCCAACGATGGCGCGCCCGAATAAAACAAGACACAGCGGCTCGTCGGGAAACCGTCCTGGCCCGCGAAGCGTTTCGAAGGGACAGGACGGCGCGGCACATGCCGGTGGGCGCGGACGTTCGCGTGGTAAGAGCGCCCCCTCCCACGCCCGGTATCCGGTTGATCCGACCACGACGCATCCCACAGGTCCGTCAGATGGCGTTCCTACAGGGAAACGGACGATCATCGAGCCGGGACAGGGCGAGGAAGGGCGCCGATCGATCGGCCGAGAGAATGCGATAGCCGACCTTCTCGCCACCAAAGGATATGTGACTCATCAGAACCCCAGCTCGGAAGAGGTAGCCCAAGCTCGCCAAAACCACGACGACCATGGAGACCCAGGAAAAGAACCGGACTATTTAATCGAGGGCCGCGTGTTCGACTGCTATTCACCGAACCCGGCGACAAGCACACGAAATGCATGGAGCTATGTTGAAGACAAAGTTCAAAGAGAACAGACGCAGCGTGTGATTATTGATCTGAAAGAGTGGCGCGGCGACTTGTCATCGATCGCGCCCCAATTTCACAATTGGGACATTCCCGGCCTCAAGGAGGTCAAGATCGTGACGCCGGACGAAGAAATCATTCAGATCCTTCCTTGATCAAATAAGCTGGAGGATGAACTGGAGGATGAAGAAGTGGCGATAGAGTACCGATTCACCATAGCCGGATCGACTCCCGTCGCGGAGATTGCCCAGCGCGCATTCCCTTACCCCGCCGACCGCCCGGTCGAGTACCCAGGAGGGAAACCAGGACTCCTATTCGCGGATCTGCGCGAAACAGCCGGATTCAGCGTTACCATCCGCGCCGGCGAAAATGGATACCTTCAAGCCGAGTCCGACGATGGAATGTGGGAGTGGGAATCAAGCATTTACGTTCGAATGACATTCCGGTTGACGAATGGGGCCGATGTTGACCGAGCACTGAGCGCCATGCTGACAGCAGTGCAGAGAACAGTGAAATCTGGACACGAGGATGTCGTATTGGATCTCAACGGCAACTGGCTGCTCCTAACTCGAATCGACGGTGTCCTCGCCAAACACAAGCTGGCCGATTGGTGGAACCTCCACCAAGTCGCCGGCCTGATCGGTCCAACCTGAGGTTTCGTTCGCGGTCAGAGCGGGACTCCTGCGGCTTCACTCGGGGTGGATGAGGGGGTGGTGGGGTGGATCCGTACCCTGAAGGCATGGACGAAGACCTTGCTACCAGCACCGATGCGGGCTTCGTGGGGCTGGGGCTGCGGCCCGAGCTGTTGCGTGCGCTGACCGACCTCGGTTATGAGGAGCCGACCCCGATCCAGCGGGAGGCGATCGCGCCGCTGGTGGCGGGGCATGACCTGGTGGGGCAGGCGGCTACCGGGACCGGCAAGACGGCCGCGTTCGCGCTGCCGCTGCTGCAGCGGCTGACCGCGGGCGAGTCCGACGGCCCGGTCGCGCTGGTGCTGGTGCCGACCCGGGAGCTGGCCGAGCAGGTGTCCCAGGCGGTGCACCGGTACGGGCGGGACCTGAACGTCCGGGTCCTCCCGGTCTACGGCGGCCAGCCGATCCACCGGCAGCTGCAGGTGCTGCGGCGCGGGGTGGACGTGGTGGTCGGCACGCCGGGCCGGATCCTGGACCACATCGAGCGGGAGACGCTGCAGCTCGACGCGATCCGGACGGTCGTGCTGGACGAGGCCGACGAGATGCTCGACATGGGCTTCGCCGAGGACATCGAGGCGATCCTCGCCGAGACGCCCGAGGAGCGGCAGACCGTGCTCTTCTCGGCGACCATGCCGCCGCGGATCGACGCGATCGCCCGGCGTCACCTGCGCGACCCGCTGCGGATCACGATGCGGCGGGAGACCCCGGCCGCCGACGCGCTGCCTGCCGTGCGGCAGAGCGCCTACCTGGTGACCCGCCCGCACAAGGCGGCCGCGCTGGGCCGGGTGCTCGACGTGGAGGCGCCGACCGCGGCGATCGTCTTCTGCCGCACCCGGGAGGAGGTCGAGGAGGTCACCGAGAGCCTGAACGGCCGCGGCTTCCGCGCCGAGGCGCTGCACGGCGGCCTGAGCCAGGACCAGCGCGACCGGGTGATGAGCAGGCTCCGAGCCGGCACGACGGAGCTGCTGGTCGCCACCGACGTGGCCGCCCGCGGCCTGGACGTGGAGCAGCTCACCCACGTGATCAACTTCAATGTGCCGTCCGCCCCGGAGGCCTACGTCCACCGGATCGGCCGGGTGGGCCGCGCCGGCCGCACCGGTGCCGCCATCACCCTGGCCGAGCCCCGCGAGCAGCGGATGCTGAAGGCCATCGAGCGGCTGACCGGGCAGCGGATCGTACTGGAAAAGCTCCCGACCGTGACCGACCTGCGGGCCCGGCGGCTGGAAGTGGTCCGCACCACCGTCCAGGAAGCCTTGGACGCCGACGACCTGGACCGGTTCCGATCAGTGCTGGCCTCGCTCACCGAGGAGGCCGACCTGGAGCAGGTGGCCCTGGTCGGCCTGAAGCTGCTGCACGAGGCGAACGGCGGCGACGTCGACGAGCCGGAGATCCCGTCGGTCGCTCCGCAGCGCGAGCGCGAGTTCGACAACCGCGCCGCGCGCCGCAGCGGCCCGGGCAACGACCGCTACAACGACCGCGGCCCGGGCCGCGGCCGGGGCCCGGGCGACGCGGTGACCAGGGTCTTCGTCGGTCTCGGCCGGCGCGCGGGCCTGCGGCCGCAGGACCTGGTCGGCGCCATCGCCGGCGAGGCGGGCCTGCCGGCCCGCGACATCGGCGCCATCCAGATCACCGACCGCTTCTCCCTGGTCGAGGTCCCGGAGGCGGACGCCGAGCGGGTGATCCGAGCCCTGAGCCACAGCACCATCCGGGGCCGCCGCCCCACGGTCCGCCGGGACCGCCCGCAGCGCTGACCTCGCCGACCGCCCTCCGGGCTCGCCACCGACGGCACGCCGGTCGGCCGAGAGCAGCTGCCGATGAGTGAAGACACCCCGGTCGACGTCGAGCACGCGCCGGCGTCAGGCTGCACCCGGGCAGCCAGGTGGGCGAGGACTGCCAGTATCTGATCGAACAAGACCCGGCCTGGATGCGGTCTACGAGAGTTGGCCGCAGCTCGGTCCGGTCGGAAGGCTGACACGTCGCGACCCTTCCTGTCACAGTGACAGGAAGCTATGGTGCATTTCATGGATGTCGATTCGTGGACTCCGCCTCCGGTGCTCGTCGCCGTCGATCTGGTGATTTTCACGCTGCGGGCGGGGCGGCTCCAGGTGCTGCTCGTGCAGCGTGGAGTGGAGCCCTTCGCCGGGGCCCGGGCGCTGCCCGGCGGCTTTCTCAGTCATGCGCAGGAGGACCTGGCCGCGGCGGCCGAGCGGGAGCTGGCCGAGGAGGCCGGGCTGGCGGCGGGTGAGCTGCACCTGGAGCAGCTCGGCGTCTACGGCACGCCGGGGCGGGACCCGCGGGGCCGGGTGATCTCAGTGGCCTACCTCGCGATCGCGCCGCGGCTGCCGGAGCCCGTGCCGGGCACCGACGCGGCGGACGCCTGGTGGGTGCCGGTCGAGGTGGCGCTCTCCGAGCAGACCACGCTCGCCTTCGACCACCGGCAGATCATCGCCGACGGAGTCGAACGGGCCCGGTCCAAGCTGGAGTACTCGGCGCTGGCCACCGCATTCTGCGCGCCGATGTTCACGATCGTCGAATTGCAGGAGGTCTACGAGGCGGTGTGGGGCGTGCGGCTCGATCCGCGCAACTTCTACCGCAAGGTGCAGAGCGTGGACGGCTTCATCGTCCCCGCCGGCCCGGTCCGGAAGAACGACAACGGGCGCCCCGCGCGATTGTTTCGAGCCGGACCGCGCCAGGCGCTGTATCCACCGATGACCCGTCCGCCCGCCCCGGCGGACCAGCCCCTGACGACCCGGCTGCACGCGCCGGCGGACAAGGTGAGGAACGAGCATGAGCACTGACGTCGTGATCCTCACGGCCTTGAATGTCGAGTACGAGGCCGTACACGAAAAGCTCGACGATCCGCGGGTGCACTGGCATCCGGCCGGGACCCGCTTCGAGACCGGCCGGCTCGGCCCGGACGGCTGCCGGGTGGTGCTCGGCCTGGTCGGCAAGGGCAACCATCCGGCGGCGGTGCTGGCGGAGCGGGCGATCACCGAGTTCTCCCCGCTCGCGGTGCTGTTCGTCGGGGTGGCGGGCGCGCTGTGGCCGGGCATCGAGCTGGGTGACGTGGTGGTCGCCTCGCAGGTCTACGCCTATCACGGCGGGACGTCCGAGGACGACGGGATGAAGGCGCGGCCGAAGGCGTGGGAGATCTCGCACCAGGCCGGCCAGCTCGCCCAGCACCTGATCCGCAGCGGCGGCTGGGCCCCGGAGCCACGCCCCAAAGTCCACTTCGGGCCGATCGCGGCGGGCGAGGTGGTCCAGGACTCCCGGATCTCCGGGCAGGCACGCTGGGTGCGCGAGCACTACAACGACGCCCTCGCCATCGAGATGGAGGCGGCCGGGGTCGCGCAGGCCGGGCATCTGAACCGGGCGCTGCCGATCGTGGTGATCCGGGGCATCAGCGACCGGGCCGACGGCACCAAGGTGCGGTCCGACGGGGCGAACTGGCAGTCGCGCGCCTCGGCGCACGCGGCGGCCTTCGCCGCCGCGCTGGCGAACGACCTGGTCAAGGAATGCGGTGACAGTCAGCGGCAGACGCGGGAGAGGAACCCCCACATGGGTACGGGCACCAGCTTCACCAACCTGGCCACCGGCAACGCGCGCGTCGGGGCCCAGTACGGCCAGGTCATCGGCAACGTGACGATGGGCGGCGGGGTGTCGTCCGGGCCGGCCGACGTGGCGGCGGAACTCGCGACCTTCCGTGATCTGCTGAAGCGCGCGCACCGGGACGGACGGCTCGACGACGACAGCTACACCGCGGCGTCCGAGGAGCTGGACACCGTGACCGGCCGGCTCGACGACCCGACGCCGGCGGGCCGGGGGCGGCTGCTGGTGACCCTCAAGAAGGTACGCGGCCTGGTCGGCGACAGCGCGGACCTGGCCACCCAGTTGGCGGCGATCATCTCCCTGGTCAAGGACATGTCATGAGCGCGCCGACGTACTCCAACGTCGCCTCGGACGACGCGCACGTCGATCTGCAGGTCGGGGTGCTGCACCTGGACATCGACTACCAGGTGCCGCCGGACGCGTCTCCGGAGGAGCTGTTCCGGATCGGGGTCAGATATCTGGAAGCCCGGATGCCGCGGGAGGCCCGCGAGTTCATCGAGAAGGCCGCCGCACGCGGTCACGATTCCGACGAGGTGCACTTCTACCGCATGCTGGCGCTGCTGACCGGGCGCACACTGACCCAGCTGGACGGCGACGAGTTCACCCGGCTCGGCGCCATCCTGGAGAGCATCGAGCGGCGGGCCGGGCGCGACGACTGGCGGGCGGGGATCCGCGCGATCGTGATGCTCGTCGACGGGGCACGGCGGCAGGACACCGAAGGCGCGGTCAAGGAGATCGAGGAGCTGCCTCCGACGCAGCGGAACCTGATCCTCAAACATCTGGGCGTGCTGCGCGACGGGCCGGTCGAGGACCGGATGTGGCGGCTCTCGGTCGAGCAGGCCCGCGCGGGTCAGACGGCAAACGATCGTGCCGAACGGGTGTGGGCCTTCTTCGAGCCGGTCCCGGCCGGTCCGCGCGCCCGGCATCCGCGGCCTGCCGCGGCGGCGCCGATCGACTGGTTGCGGGCAGTCGGCGGCGGCATCATCTTCGCCTTCGCGGCGTTCCGGATCGGGTCGCTGGCGATGCACGGCGACGCGACCGCGATCCTGGGTGGTGCGGTCGCGGTCGCCGGCCTGCTGGCCTTCCTGGTGAACGGGTCGGACTGGCATTTCCGGTTGCGCCGGGTGCAGGCGAAGGACGCGCAGATCCGCGCCGCTCGCCATGCCGAGGAGCCCGGCGGGGACGGTTTCGCCCGGCGGGTGGGCCGGATGGTCGACGACTGTTTCCGGCGCTACGTGCCCAAGGAGACCGACCGCTCGCTGTGGCTGGACAAGACCGCGGGGATCCGGCAGGCGATGCGCGACGAGCTGGTGGAGATCTACCGCGAACAGCCGGTCAAGCCACATCAGATCGCCTGGCTGGTCCGGCATCTGGTCGGTGACGTCCGGACCCGCTGGGAGAAGCGGACGCTGCTCGCCTATCGGCGGCAGTGGCGCCCGCCCGCACAGGTGAAACTGGCCTGCCTGCTGGGGCTGGCGGTGCTCGGCGCGGCCGGGTTCTGGATCGTGCCGGCGGTGTGGGACCGGGCCCCGATCGCGGGGGCGGCGTGGCTGCTGATCGCCGTCGTCTCGGCCGGCTTCGCCACGCCCAGCGGATTCCGGATCGACGCCGAGCGGCGCCGGGTGAACGCCGATCAGGACGAATACGACCGGCATCTGCGCGCCCGCCAGCAGGCTCACCAGCGGTGGCTGCGCAAGCTGGCGTGCAAGCCGAGCGACGCCGAGATGGCGGAATGGCTGGAGTGCGACCGGCGGATCCTGGTCGACGAGACAATGCGGTACTACCGCTTGCGGCCGGGCCAGGTGATCGCGCACGCCTTCATCGAGGCGCCCGGCAGGTATGCGAAGAAGGCCAGGATCCCGCGCGGGCCATGGCGGTACTCGCGCTACCGGATGCTGCTCTTCCTGCTCACCGGTGAGGGTGTCCGGCAGGTCACCATCGACCTGGACTTCGAGGAGGGCGATTCCCGGCGGACACAGCGGCTCAACTACCGGTTCGACACGGTCGCCGCGGTGCGGGTCGAGGGTGCCGAGGGCCAGCGGCAGACCTTCGAACTGACGTTGTTCAACGGGGAGCCGGTGCGGGTCCCGGTGTCGGTGCCGGCCGACGACGAGATGCCGGCCGACGAGGACGAGGCGAGCGTGTCCCGCCTCGCGCTGGACGCCTCGGGGTTGCCGCAGACCTTCGACGTCCTGGAGGGAATCGCGGCCGAGGGCAAGGAGTGGATCCAGGGCAAGCGCAACCGGACCAGGGACCGCCTCAACGACCTCGCCGCGACGATTCGCGACCTGCTGGAATAGCGGCATGCGCCGCGCGTCCCGGCCGTGACGGCGTGCCGCCCGGGCCGGGATGCGCGGGCGGCGGCCCGGCGGACATCA contains:
- a CDS encoding WXG100-like domain-containing protein translates to MADLVATIRGGDWVDGLLTGAATGAGLASVAIDPFGSLLANGLGWAMEYFEPLRHMLDELTGAPEKVTAHAATWQNIATSLDDAASDLRHAMTGDLPDWQGTAAAAYASMMSHNVAALGILSGTASAMAAATEAAGNLVRFTRDVVRDLITDLVARVIVWSLEAMAVITIPAIAAQIVVAVAKWAARIAGYTTALTTSLTNLSHLVGS
- a CDS encoding SitI3 family protein, translating into MAIEYRFTIAGSTPVAEIAQRAFPYPADRPVEYPGGKPGLLFADLRETAGFSVTIRAGENGYLQAESDDGMWEWESSIYVRMTFRLTNGADVDRALSAMLTAVQRTVKSGHEDVVLDLNGNWLLLTRIDGVLAKHKLADWWNLHQVAGLIGPT
- a CDS encoding DEAD/DEAH box helicase, whose translation is MDEDLATSTDAGFVGLGLRPELLRALTDLGYEEPTPIQREAIAPLVAGHDLVGQAATGTGKTAAFALPLLQRLTAGESDGPVALVLVPTRELAEQVSQAVHRYGRDLNVRVLPVYGGQPIHRQLQVLRRGVDVVVGTPGRILDHIERETLQLDAIRTVVLDEADEMLDMGFAEDIEAILAETPEERQTVLFSATMPPRIDAIARRHLRDPLRITMRRETPAADALPAVRQSAYLVTRPHKAAALGRVLDVEAPTAAIVFCRTREEVEEVTESLNGRGFRAEALHGGLSQDQRDRVMSRLRAGTTELLVATDVAARGLDVEQLTHVINFNVPSAPEAYVHRIGRVGRAGRTGAAITLAEPREQRMLKAIERLTGQRIVLEKLPTVTDLRARRLEVVRTTVQEALDADDLDRFRSVLASLTEEADLEQVALVGLKLLHEANGGDVDEPEIPSVAPQREREFDNRAARRSGPGNDRYNDRGPGRGRGPGDAVTRVFVGLGRRAGLRPQDLVGAIAGEAGLPARDIGAIQITDRFSLVEVPEADAERVIRALSHSTIRGRRPTVRRDRPQR
- a CDS encoding NUDIX hydrolase — its product is MDVDSWTPPPVLVAVDLVIFTLRAGRLQVLLVQRGVEPFAGARALPGGFLSHAQEDLAAAAERELAEEAGLAAGELHLEQLGVYGTPGRDPRGRVISVAYLAIAPRLPEPVPGTDAADAWWVPVEVALSEQTTLAFDHRQIIADGVERARSKLEYSALATAFCAPMFTIVELQEVYEAVWGVRLDPRNFYRKVQSVDGFIVPAGPVRKNDNGRPARLFRAGPRQALYPPMTRPPAPADQPLTTRLHAPADKVRNEHEH
- a CDS encoding CdiA C-terminal domain-containing protein, whose translation is MARPNKTRHSGSSGNRPGPRSVSKGQDGAAHAGGRGRSRGKSAPSHARYPVDPTTTHPTGPSDGVPTGKRTIIEPGQGEEGRRSIGRENAIADLLATKGYVTHQNPSSEEVAQARQNHDDHGDPGKEPDYLIEGRVFDCYSPNPATSTRNAWSYVEDKVQREQTQRVIIDLKEWRGDLSSIAPQFHNWDIPGLKEVKIVTPDEEIIQILP
- a CDS encoding type VII secretion target: MDATQLRRHAGRLRGFQDRFDTVRAASSAITRDDAAFGMLCSWLPAVLAARHRRQEELTDYIAENLQFLIDDLESAATDYESTDHRSAATIRTAGGRT
- a CDS encoding YbaB/EbfC family nucleoid-associated protein, whose product is MASNVEPLLEPGMALDRIAVWQRDIDRLVTRTRTMSARLATLRVTMSDPRRLVEVTVDAQGVLLDLRFGPRLALHDPDTLSRTVMATISEARRRASDRAVAIIVDTVGADSAAIRAMVSGATAPARP
- a CDS encoding 5'-methylthioadenosine/S-adenosylhomocysteine nucleosidase family protein codes for the protein MSTDVVILTALNVEYEAVHEKLDDPRVHWHPAGTRFETGRLGPDGCRVVLGLVGKGNHPAAVLAERAITEFSPLAVLFVGVAGALWPGIELGDVVVASQVYAYHGGTSEDDGMKARPKAWEISHQAGQLAQHLIRSGGWAPEPRPKVHFGPIAAGEVVQDSRISGQARWVREHYNDALAIEMEAAGVAQAGHLNRALPIVVIRGISDRADGTKVRSDGANWQSRASAHAAAFAAALANDLVKECGDSQRQTRERNPHMGTGTSFTNLATGNARVGAQYGQVIGNVTMGGGVSSGPADVAAELATFRDLLKRAHRDGRLDDDSYTAASEELDTVTGRLDDPTPAGRGRLLVTLKKVRGLVGDSADLATQLAAIISLVKDMS